In Amycolatopsis jiangsuensis, the following proteins share a genomic window:
- a CDS encoding alpha-amylase family glycosyl hydrolase: MVVSRRSFMLGTGAAIAGAALVRPGQAAAATARGSGSWLGDAVLYQVYPQSFQDTDGSGIGDLSGIIERLDHLQWLGANTLWVNPVFPSPFTDAGYDIADYTSVHPRYGDEEDVSRLVAAARRRGIRVLFDLVAGHTSDQHPWFLESLRDTTNDRYIWATPDQLPDGGPLPDQFVASPGPRPGAFRMNYYATQPAINYGYARMHPDEPWREPVDAEGPRTNRAAIRDVMDHWLKLGVSGFRCDMAATLVKDDPGWVETGRLWSELRSWMGRRHPGAVLISEWGDPATSVPAGFDGDFYLPVNGPGDGAPWRSLWRDQPYFAAAGTGTAKTFVDAWTTATRSIGSGGHTIMPIANHDSATRLADGVRGPEEFPAAWTFLLTWPTVPTIYYGEEIGMRAVAGLPEVEGSAGRQENRTPMQWDNGPQAGFSTASPDRLYLPLDPDPDRPTVAAQRRDPDSLLHFVRRLLALRKRHPELGTQASVRVFDDGYPLTYLRGGRFLVTLNPRRDPATVAVPDSRLSHARPVENRGVRVDGDTLTVPGFGYAILDLGR, translated from the coding sequence ATGGTGGTTTCCAGGCGGTCGTTCATGCTCGGCACCGGGGCCGCGATCGCCGGCGCCGCGCTGGTCCGGCCCGGGCAGGCGGCCGCGGCCACGGCACGGGGGTCGGGATCCTGGCTCGGCGATGCCGTGCTGTACCAGGTGTATCCGCAGAGCTTCCAAGACACGGACGGCAGCGGCATCGGTGACCTCTCCGGCATCATCGAGCGCCTCGACCACCTGCAGTGGCTCGGGGCGAACACGCTGTGGGTCAACCCGGTCTTCCCGTCGCCGTTCACCGACGCCGGCTACGACATCGCCGACTACACGAGCGTCCACCCGCGGTACGGCGACGAGGAGGACGTCTCGCGCCTGGTGGCGGCCGCCCGCCGCCGCGGGATCCGCGTGCTGTTCGACCTCGTCGCCGGACACACCTCCGACCAGCACCCGTGGTTCCTCGAGTCGTTGCGCGACACCACGAACGACCGCTACATCTGGGCGACGCCGGACCAGCTGCCGGACGGCGGCCCGCTGCCGGACCAGTTCGTCGCGTCGCCGGGTCCGCGCCCCGGCGCGTTCCGGATGAACTACTACGCCACGCAACCGGCCATCAACTACGGCTACGCGCGGATGCACCCGGACGAGCCGTGGCGCGAGCCGGTCGACGCCGAGGGACCGCGCACGAACCGCGCCGCGATCCGGGACGTCATGGACCACTGGCTGAAGCTGGGTGTTTCCGGTTTTCGCTGCGACATGGCGGCGACGCTGGTCAAGGACGATCCGGGCTGGGTCGAAACCGGCAGGCTGTGGAGCGAGCTGCGGTCGTGGATGGGCCGCAGGCACCCGGGCGCCGTCCTGATCTCGGAATGGGGCGACCCGGCCACGTCGGTGCCCGCGGGCTTCGACGGCGACTTCTACCTGCCGGTCAACGGTCCCGGCGACGGCGCGCCCTGGCGGTCGCTCTGGCGTGACCAGCCGTACTTCGCCGCCGCCGGCACCGGTACCGCGAAGACGTTCGTGGACGCGTGGACCACCGCGACGAGGAGCATCGGCAGCGGCGGGCACACGATCATGCCGATCGCCAACCACGACAGCGCGACGCGGCTGGCCGACGGGGTCCGCGGCCCGGAGGAGTTCCCCGCGGCGTGGACGTTCCTGCTGACCTGGCCGACCGTGCCGACGATCTACTACGGCGAGGAGATCGGCATGCGGGCGGTCGCCGGGCTGCCCGAGGTGGAGGGCAGTGCCGGGCGCCAGGAGAACCGCACGCCGATGCAGTGGGACAACGGACCGCAGGCCGGATTCTCCACCGCGTCCCCGGACCGGCTCTACCTCCCGCTCGACCCGGACCCGGACCGGCCGACGGTGGCGGCGCAGCGTCGTGACCCGGATTCGCTGCTGCACTTCGTCCGCCGGCTGCTCGCGCTGCGCAAGCGCCATCCCGAGCTGGGCACACAGGCCTCGGTGCGTGTCTTCGACGACGGCTACCCGCTCACCTACCTGCGCGGGGGCCGCTTCCTGGTCACCCTCAACCCGCGCCGCGATCCCGCGACGGTCGCGGTGCCGGACAGCCGGCTCTCGCACGCACGTCCGGTGGAGAACCGGGGCGTCCGCGTGGACGGCGACACCCTCACCGTGCCCGGCTTCGGCTACGCCATCCTGGATCTGGGGCGCTGA
- a CDS encoding spermidine synthase, which produces MNIEEPVGAGLTRVWAVSDVLADTDTGYQHLVIGNTAQGVSLFCDGERQSTELSQLVYHEALLVPALLLAAEVDRVLVVGSSEGVVCRLAVVAGASVVDHVDIDTQAVRLCAEHLPYGYSPAELADAERGAGPIRVHYADGWEFVRTCTERYDIVLVDLPDEQDGTEAQHNRLYGKDFLESCRALLTPGGVVAYQGGCPTLWRNATLRACWRRFTEVFGSPVYFGSDEHEWAFFFGTALDTPVETMVERLPTLPYRPETIDEAALRGSTVPPISLRR; this is translated from the coding sequence ATGAACATCGAGGAGCCGGTCGGTGCCGGCCTGACCCGGGTCTGGGCGGTCTCGGACGTGCTCGCCGACACCGACACCGGCTACCAGCACCTCGTGATCGGCAACACCGCGCAGGGGGTGTCCCTGTTCTGCGACGGCGAACGGCAGAGCACCGAGCTCAGCCAGCTCGTGTACCACGAAGCGCTGCTCGTGCCCGCGCTGCTGCTGGCCGCCGAGGTGGACCGGGTGCTCGTGGTCGGCTCCAGCGAAGGCGTGGTGTGCCGGCTCGCCGTGGTGGCGGGCGCGTCGGTGGTCGACCACGTCGACATCGACACGCAGGCGGTACGGCTGTGCGCCGAACACCTGCCCTACGGTTATTCCCCGGCCGAACTCGCCGACGCCGAGCGGGGTGCCGGGCCGATCCGCGTGCACTACGCGGACGGCTGGGAGTTCGTGCGCACCTGCACCGAGCGGTACGACATCGTCCTGGTCGACCTCCCGGACGAGCAGGACGGCACCGAGGCGCAGCACAATCGCTTGTACGGCAAGGATTTCCTGGAGTCGTGCCGGGCGCTGCTCACACCCGGGGGAGTGGTGGCCTATCAGGGCGGCTGCCCCACCCTGTGGCGCAACGCGACGCTGCGTGCGTGCTGGCGGCGGTTCACCGAGGTGTTCGGATCGCCGGTCTACTTCGGCTCCGACGAACACGAGTGGGCGTTCTTCTTCGGTACCGCCCTCGACACTCCGGTGGAGACGATGGTGGAGCGGCTGCCCACACTGCCCTACCGTCCGGAGACGATCGACGAAGCGGCCCTGCGCGGCTCGACGGTGCCGCCGATCAGCCTTCGTCGGTGA
- the speD gene encoding adenosylmethionine decarboxylase — protein MATHFVGGEPDEVGEFTGRHVLAEFSQVRPELLDDATFLSETLECALSKAGATVREVTSTRFEPQGVTVVALLSESHASIHTYPERGSAFVDVFTCGRRADPELAVQLVRDQLGANVARTRTIHRGRESG, from the coding sequence CTGGCGACCCATTTCGTCGGCGGCGAACCCGACGAGGTCGGAGAGTTTACCGGCCGGCACGTGCTCGCGGAGTTCTCGCAGGTGCGCCCCGAGCTGCTCGACGACGCCACCTTCCTGAGCGAAACGCTGGAATGCGCGCTGAGCAAGGCCGGCGCCACAGTGCGCGAAGTGACGTCCACGCGGTTCGAGCCGCAGGGCGTGACCGTGGTCGCCCTGCTGTCGGAGTCGCATGCGTCGATTCACACGTATCCCGAACGCGGGTCGGCGTTCGTGGACGTGTTCACCTGCGGACGCCGCGCGGATCCGGAACTGGCCGTGCAGCTGGTGCGGGACCAGCTCGGCGCGAACGTGGCGCGGACCAGGACCATCCACAGAGGACGGGAGAGCGGATGA
- a CDS encoding M20 family metallo-hydrolase, translating to MADFAVLDPVTERVRQDFAALAEIRDPDTDGWTRTVFSEPYRASRDWVRRRMADAGLTVHADGAGNLVGVLPGRDPAAPALVTGSHTDTVAAGGRFDGVVGVLGSLEVVRQLAEHDLRLDRDLLVIDFLGEESNDYGLSCLGSRSLAGELTAEHLDRRDLHGVSLAERYRGFGLDPSEVLASAGRFARRGLHRYVELHIEQGPVLEDRGVSIGVVTAIAAIRRLVASFAGRPDHAGTRPMGDRADALVAAAEAVLAVRQEGCGAPVHGVATTSRIESEPGSPNVVPGLARMYAEMRSVDDGWLTEAQRRLAAEIGHRAADHGVTVDLTWSSDNERVSASPDVHEVIGRAADAVGVSWEPVPSGATHDAVHLARLCPMGMIFVPSRGGRSHCPDEWTDPADIAIGIRVHAATLLELDRLPDRAA from the coding sequence ATGGCCGACTTCGCAGTGCTGGACCCGGTGACCGAGCGGGTCCGGCAGGACTTCGCCGCGCTGGCCGAGATCCGTGACCCGGACACCGACGGGTGGACCCGCACGGTCTTCTCCGAGCCGTACCGGGCGTCCCGGGACTGGGTGCGGCGGCGGATGGCCGACGCCGGCCTGACCGTGCACGCCGACGGTGCGGGCAACCTCGTCGGCGTGCTGCCGGGACGCGATCCGGCGGCGCCGGCGCTGGTGACCGGCTCGCACACCGACACGGTCGCGGCCGGTGGCCGGTTCGACGGGGTCGTGGGGGTGCTCGGTTCGCTCGAGGTCGTGCGGCAGCTGGCCGAACACGACCTGCGCCTGGACCGCGACCTGCTCGTGATCGACTTCCTGGGCGAGGAGTCCAACGACTACGGCCTGAGCTGCCTCGGCAGCAGGTCCCTGGCCGGGGAACTCACCGCGGAGCATCTGGACCGGCGGGACCTGCACGGGGTGTCACTGGCCGAGCGTTACCGCGGCTTCGGGCTCGACCCGTCCGAAGTGCTCGCCTCCGCCGGCCGCTTCGCCCGCCGCGGCCTGCACCGGTATGTCGAGCTGCACATCGAGCAGGGGCCGGTGCTGGAGGACCGTGGCGTGAGCATCGGCGTCGTCACCGCGATCGCGGCGATCCGCCGTCTCGTGGCGTCCTTCGCCGGACGCCCCGACCACGCCGGGACCCGGCCGATGGGGGACCGGGCCGACGCACTGGTCGCCGCGGCCGAAGCGGTGCTCGCCGTGCGTCAGGAAGGATGCGGTGCGCCGGTGCACGGCGTCGCGACCACCTCGAGGATCGAGTCCGAACCGGGCTCGCCCAACGTGGTGCCCGGCCTGGCGCGGATGTACGCCGAAATGCGCAGCGTCGACGACGGCTGGCTGACCGAGGCGCAACGGCGCCTGGCCGCCGAGATCGGGCACCGGGCCGCGGACCACGGGGTGACGGTGGACCTGACCTGGTCCTCGGACAACGAGCGGGTCAGCGCGAGTCCCGATGTGCACGAGGTCATCGGCCGTGCCGCCGACGCGGTGGGCGTGAGCTGGGAGCCCGTACCGAGCGGCGCCACCCACGACGCGGTGCACCTCGCCCGCCTGTGCCCGATGGGGATGATCTTCGTGCCCTCCCGGGGAGGGCGCAGCCACTGCCCCGACGAGTGGACCGATCCGGCCGACATCGCCATCGGGATCCGCGTGCACGCGGCGACCCTGCTCGAGCTGGACCGGCTTCCCGACCGCGCCGCCTGA
- the hydA gene encoding dihydropyrimidinase: protein MSHLLLTGGRVVTSSGTSDADVLVRGGRIEAIGRLGDLPIAEAERVDVTGRLLLPGGVDVHTHIDSPMMGTTTSDDFETGTRAAACGGTTTLVDFAMQLPGQSLTNALAGHHAKAEGKAVVDYGFHMCVTDLYEGATGEFAEIVQSGVSSFKVFMAYRGSIMLHDGDLFEVLRTSGGLGGQVCVHAESGDVIDRLSADLVAAGRTGPGSHEISRPPSTEIEAVERAIKIARMADSPLYFVHLSTEGAVEAVAEARSKEWAIAGETCTHYLTLDRSLYDAPGFEAAKVVLTPPLRTQEHRDALWRGLRAGTLGVVSSDHCPFCLEEKRRLGSADFRAIPNGGPGVEHRFIVMYAEGVRAGRISLEKFVDLVAGAPARQFGLPSKGAITTGADADIVVLDPEGTTTITAETQNQRMDYTPYEGWTLPGAIESVYSRGELIARDGRYVGVAGRGRFLARTTQ, encoded by the coding sequence ATGTCCCACCTGCTGCTGACCGGCGGCCGGGTCGTCACCAGCTCCGGCACCTCCGACGCCGACGTGCTCGTGCGCGGCGGCCGGATCGAGGCGATCGGCCGTCTCGGCGACCTGCCGATCGCCGAGGCCGAACGGGTGGACGTCACCGGCAGGCTGCTGCTGCCCGGCGGTGTCGACGTCCACACCCACATCGACTCGCCGATGATGGGCACGACGACGTCCGACGACTTCGAGACCGGTACCCGGGCGGCGGCGTGCGGCGGGACGACGACCCTCGTGGACTTCGCGATGCAGCTGCCCGGGCAGTCGCTGACGAACGCGCTGGCCGGGCACCACGCCAAGGCCGAGGGCAAGGCCGTGGTCGACTACGGCTTCCACATGTGCGTCACCGACCTCTACGAGGGCGCGACCGGCGAGTTCGCCGAGATCGTGCAGTCCGGGGTCAGCAGCTTCAAGGTGTTCATGGCCTACCGCGGCAGCATCATGCTGCACGACGGCGACTTGTTCGAGGTGCTGCGCACCTCCGGTGGCCTGGGCGGCCAGGTCTGCGTGCACGCGGAGAGCGGCGACGTCATCGACCGCCTCAGCGCGGACCTGGTGGCCGCGGGCAGGACGGGGCCCGGTTCCCACGAGATCTCCCGGCCTCCCTCCACCGAGATCGAAGCGGTGGAGCGGGCGATCAAGATCGCGCGGATGGCCGACTCGCCGCTGTACTTCGTGCATCTGTCCACCGAGGGCGCGGTCGAGGCGGTGGCCGAAGCGCGGTCGAAGGAATGGGCCATCGCCGGCGAAACCTGTACGCACTACCTGACTTTGGACCGTTCCCTCTACGACGCGCCCGGCTTCGAGGCGGCGAAGGTCGTGCTGACCCCGCCGCTGCGGACGCAGGAACACCGCGACGCGCTCTGGCGCGGACTGCGCGCGGGAACGCTCGGCGTGGTGAGTTCGGACCACTGTCCGTTCTGCCTGGAAGAGAAGCGGCGCTTGGGTTCCGCGGACTTCCGGGCGATTCCCAACGGCGGTCCGGGCGTGGAACACCGGTTCATCGTGATGTACGCCGAAGGCGTGCGCGCGGGGCGGATCTCGCTGGAGAAGTTCGTGGACCTCGTCGCCGGCGCTCCGGCCCGCCAGTTCGGCTTGCCGTCGAAGGGCGCGATCACCACCGGTGCGGACGCCGACATCGTCGTGCTCGACCCGGAGGGCACCACCACCATCACCGCCGAGACGCAGAACCAGCGGATGGACTACACGCCGTACGAGGGCTGGACGCTGCCCGGGGCGATCGAGTCCGTGTACTCCCGCGGGGAACTCATCGCCCGCGACGGCCGGTACGTCGGCGTCGCCGGCCGCGGGCGGTTCCTCGCCCGCACCACGCAGTAG
- a CDS encoding NCS1 family nucleobase:cation symporter-1 produces MSESGPSTTVQRSPRLYNEDLAPRRPNAVWRTWDLFCVWMSAVHSLGGYTFAVGLLVLGLNGWQMALAMVGGVAIVYLGCNLMGVAGQRLGVPFPVFARVSFGVFGANVPALLRAVVAIFWYAIQTYLASAALMILVLKLVPPAAAWTHASFLGLSGLGWLCFLGLWLLQLVVLHRGMETVRKLSDLSGPVIWIAMLALAIWVLARAGWHLDWTYHEGGPGMTTGSVIVAVVSGVFLTVSYFAGPMLNYADFARFAPDKRTVLRGNRLGLPLNASAFCVVSVIIALGTVRLYGKAISDPVQLVAELDSTAALLLGTVAFALATVGVNIVLNFVSPAYDLANTFPKRISFKTGGLITAVLALVVLPWKIYANPVAVNYFLGGVGALMGPLFGILLADYYLIRRARVDVAQLYTDAVSGAYHYRRGTNLRAVAALVTSGAVTLVVALVPALADFASYAWPIGVVLGVVCCLAFTRGGTALPPQSPARGPAQSAATSTVTDH; encoded by the coding sequence ATGTCCGAATCAGGTCCGTCGACCACCGTGCAGCGCAGTCCCCGGCTCTACAACGAAGATCTCGCGCCGCGCCGGCCGAACGCGGTGTGGCGCACGTGGGACCTGTTCTGCGTCTGGATGTCGGCGGTGCACAGCCTCGGCGGGTACACCTTCGCCGTCGGCCTGCTCGTGCTGGGGCTCAACGGGTGGCAGATGGCGCTGGCGATGGTCGGCGGCGTGGCCATCGTCTACCTGGGCTGCAACCTGATGGGGGTCGCCGGTCAGCGTCTCGGCGTTCCGTTCCCGGTGTTCGCCCGCGTGAGCTTCGGCGTGTTCGGGGCGAACGTGCCCGCACTGCTGCGTGCGGTCGTCGCGATCTTCTGGTACGCCATCCAGACCTATCTCGCGTCGGCCGCGCTGATGATCCTGGTGCTCAAACTGGTTCCGCCGGCCGCGGCCTGGACGCACGCGTCGTTCCTCGGGTTGTCGGGTCTCGGCTGGCTGTGCTTCCTCGGGCTCTGGCTGCTCCAGCTGGTCGTGCTGCACCGCGGGATGGAGACCGTGCGCAAGCTCTCCGACCTGTCCGGCCCGGTCATCTGGATCGCGATGCTGGCGCTCGCGATCTGGGTGCTGGCGCGGGCCGGCTGGCACCTCGACTGGACCTACCACGAGGGCGGCCCCGGCATGACGACCGGAAGCGTGATCGTCGCGGTGGTGAGCGGCGTCTTCCTGACCGTGTCCTACTTCGCCGGCCCGATGCTCAACTACGCCGACTTCGCGCGGTTCGCCCCGGACAAGCGGACCGTCCTGCGGGGCAACCGGCTGGGACTGCCGCTCAACGCCTCGGCCTTCTGCGTGGTGTCGGTGATCATCGCGCTGGGCACCGTCCGGTTGTACGGCAAGGCGATCAGCGATCCCGTGCAGCTGGTCGCGGAACTGGACAGCACGGCCGCCCTGCTGCTGGGCACCGTCGCCTTCGCGCTGGCCACCGTCGGGGTGAACATCGTGCTGAACTTCGTCTCGCCTGCCTACGACCTGGCGAACACGTTCCCGAAGCGGATCAGCTTCAAGACCGGGGGACTGATCACCGCGGTGCTGGCGCTGGTGGTGCTGCCGTGGAAGATCTACGCGAACCCGGTCGCGGTGAACTACTTCCTCGGCGGGGTCGGCGCCCTGATGGGCCCGCTGTTCGGCATCCTGCTGGCCGACTACTACCTGATCCGCCGGGCTCGCGTCGACGTCGCCCAGCTCTACACCGACGCGGTGTCCGGGGCGTATCACTACCGCCGGGGGACGAATCTGCGTGCGGTGGCGGCACTCGTCACCTCCGGCGCGGTCACCCTGGTGGTCGCGCTGGTTCCCGCGCTGGCGGATTTCGCTTCGTACGCATGGCCGATCGGCGTCGTGCTGGGAGTGGTGTGCTGCCTGGCGTTCACCCGCGGTGGCACCGCGCTGCCGCCGCAAAGCCCCGCGCGCGGCCCCGCGCAGTCCGCCGCGACTTCGACCGTCACGGACCACTGA
- a CDS encoding LacI family DNA-binding transcriptional regulator: MAARRSSERTSPVTLEQLAREAGVHVSTVSRALRAEPVGVGPETVARIRELAHDLGYRRDPAAHALRTGHTRTIGVLVPRLTDVAMATIFDGIDETARLGGYDTVVANTHDDPEERRSRVESLLSMRVAGLVLADSRSDANVVAQLRRSRVPYVLVMRRLPKQVAVTTDDEQGGRLAAEHLLERGHRRVGVVAGDQAASTGVERTHGFRETFARAGHPVPAEYVVESGFGVSDGRRATEQILALPSRPTAIFAVNDFTAVGAMGAIRDAGLRVGQDVALVGYNDLDLAAELPVALTSVRSPLAEMGRVSARMLLDLVGGRRIASRRFAPTLSIRDSSLGHVVPPS; the protein is encoded by the coding sequence ATGGCCGCACGACGGAGCAGTGAGCGCACGTCCCCGGTGACCCTCGAGCAGCTCGCCCGGGAGGCCGGCGTGCACGTGTCCACGGTGTCCCGCGCGCTCAGGGCCGAACCGGTGGGCGTCGGTCCCGAGACTGTCGCCCGGATCCGCGAGCTCGCCCACGACCTCGGGTATCGCCGTGACCCGGCGGCGCACGCGCTGCGGACCGGCCACACCCGGACCATCGGCGTCCTCGTCCCGCGGCTGACCGACGTCGCGATGGCGACCATCTTCGACGGCATCGACGAGACCGCCCGGCTGGGCGGCTACGACACCGTGGTCGCGAACACCCACGACGATCCCGAGGAGCGGCGCAGCCGGGTCGAATCGCTGCTGTCCATGCGGGTCGCCGGGCTGGTCCTCGCGGACTCGCGTTCGGACGCCAACGTCGTGGCGCAGCTGCGCCGTTCCCGGGTCCCGTACGTGCTGGTGATGCGCAGGCTGCCGAAGCAGGTCGCGGTGACCACCGATGACGAACAGGGTGGCAGGCTGGCCGCCGAACACCTCCTCGAGCGGGGGCACCGGCGGGTCGGCGTGGTCGCCGGCGACCAGGCGGCGAGCACGGGAGTCGAGCGAACGCACGGCTTCCGCGAGACCTTCGCGCGAGCGGGCCATCCGGTTCCGGCCGAATACGTGGTGGAGTCGGGATTCGGCGTGTCCGACGGCCGGCGCGCGACCGAGCAGATCCTCGCGCTCCCGTCGCGTCCGACAGCGATCTTCGCGGTGAACGACTTCACCGCGGTGGGTGCGATGGGCGCGATCCGCGACGCCGGCCTCCGCGTCGGACAGGACGTGGCCCTGGTCGGGTACAACGATCTCGACCTGGCCGCGGAGCTGCCGGTCGCGCTGACCTCGGTCCGCTCACCGCTGGCCGAGATGGGCCGGGTCAGCGCGCGGATGCTGCTCGACCTGGTCGGCGGACGCCGGATCGCTTCCCGGCGGTTCGCGCCCACGCTGAGCATCCGCGACTCCAGCCTGGGCCACGTCGTACCCCCGAGCTGA
- a CDS encoding GntR family transcriptional regulator, translating to MERAAEAGAGPKGFAAVRANAVDGIREMIIDGRLRPGDRIVERDLAERLQVSRYSVREAVRALTYEGFLVAESPRRIVVRRLSRRDVEELFDVREGLEMLATGLAARQADADGVSRLEKLLEDTAAATDDAVLHTLNADFHLIMTEIAGNSLLRAMAFPLEGRLRWLYQHNGDWDRLLCDHRALLAAVVAGDEERARVLAVEHARTSRAHTLANLFPAQEPGVPGE from the coding sequence GTGGAACGTGCCGCCGAGGCGGGGGCGGGGCCGAAGGGCTTCGCCGCTGTCCGAGCCAACGCCGTCGACGGCATCCGCGAGATGATCATCGACGGGCGTCTGCGTCCGGGTGATCGCATTGTCGAGCGGGACCTCGCCGAGCGGCTCCAAGTGTCCCGGTATTCGGTGCGCGAGGCGGTACGAGCCCTGACCTACGAGGGTTTCCTGGTGGCCGAGTCGCCCCGGCGGATCGTGGTCCGGCGGTTGTCGAGGCGTGATGTCGAGGAGTTGTTCGACGTCCGGGAAGGCCTGGAGATGCTGGCGACCGGGCTCGCGGCCCGCCAGGCGGATGCGGACGGCGTCTCACGCCTGGAGAAACTGCTGGAGGACACGGCAGCCGCGACCGACGACGCGGTGCTGCACACCCTCAACGCGGACTTCCACCTGATCATGACGGAGATCGCGGGCAACAGCCTGCTGCGTGCGATGGCGTTCCCACTGGAGGGCCGGCTGCGCTGGCTCTACCAGCACAATGGTGACTGGGATCGGCTGCTCTGTGACCATCGCGCCCTGCTCGCAGCCGTCGTCGCGGGCGACGAGGAACGTGCCCGCGTGCTGGCGGTGGAGCACGCCCGCACGAGCCGGGCGCACACGCTGGCGAACCTGTTCCCCGCGCAGGAGCCCGGCGTACCGGGGGAGTGA
- a CDS encoding SCP2 sterol-binding domain-containing protein yields the protein MTTTPTATATTAMATTALPALEESFHDDPAVVRRAATEDYAAHVVPKTARSGRWSMSMAWYALASAMAWLITAGVAAVAVGPVNALIGAAASVVAYSVLCAAMSTYAARTGTSINLFSRTLFGLRGGAIATLVLFLIAIFYATFEGSVVAHAFRLSTGSLPMWFWYLAVVAYSVPLAIGGVRAFLDKFNGALLPVYIIGMAVAVFWTITAKGYRTDWLHTGGGTADVAGPGWLYSFTLYMGVWVLMMFAGDMARHAKVEDLRFHRWFTFGPVFHGFTLLLNAFVGIFLAEHLVAGELTELSAVDGMIALMGGWAVVFIWVTQTRINTANYYVASSNLANLAGRLVRRSIPRWLWVVGVGVLVYLLMLQDVISKLQIALEYSAIITVAWVGVVVAYMLWAKVRGIAPEHLEYRPGRVPPVHRPAVLTWTIGTAAGVVLLTVCGPFGATWYAPATFLIAFAGYSAALLVSRADAVLSRPHDPRSEVADPWASRIRCHTCGLSYVAQEMDRDPSAEHQAICCACAAGSPAFLAAARHEALRSTRGKTTVKCQLAIRVFAVFLNRTPQLRDLLDRWDRTLEFRLAGERPFHLVIENGKAGVAGHPATDPDIVFEAPAALFLRMMLDPALADEAYVNKKYEVHGPPPDATRFRVLGERVQEYHRLFFGVLKKSATIILRTR from the coding sequence ATGACGACGACCCCGACGGCCACGGCGACCACGGCCATGGCCACCACGGCGCTGCCGGCACTCGAAGAGTCGTTCCACGACGATCCGGCGGTCGTCCGCCGTGCCGCGACCGAGGACTACGCCGCGCACGTCGTGCCCAAGACCGCGCGAAGCGGCCGCTGGTCGATGTCGATGGCGTGGTACGCACTCGCCAGCGCCATGGCCTGGCTGATCACCGCCGGAGTGGCGGCCGTCGCGGTCGGCCCGGTGAACGCACTCATCGGCGCCGCTGCCTCGGTGGTCGCCTACAGCGTGCTCTGCGCTGCCATGTCGACCTATGCCGCACGCACGGGCACCAGCATCAACCTGTTCTCCCGCACGCTGTTCGGGCTGCGCGGCGGTGCGATCGCGACACTCGTCCTGTTCCTCATCGCGATCTTCTACGCCACTTTCGAGGGCTCGGTCGTCGCGCACGCGTTCCGCCTCAGCACCGGCAGCCTGCCGATGTGGTTCTGGTACCTGGCCGTCGTGGCCTACAGCGTGCCACTGGCCATCGGCGGGGTGCGGGCCTTCCTCGACAAGTTCAACGGCGCGCTGCTGCCGGTGTACATCATCGGCATGGCCGTCGCCGTGTTCTGGACGATCACCGCGAAGGGGTACCGGACCGACTGGCTGCACACCGGCGGCGGCACCGCGGACGTCGCCGGCCCCGGCTGGCTCTACTCGTTCACCCTCTACATGGGCGTGTGGGTGCTGATGATGTTCGCCGGCGACATGGCCCGGCACGCGAAGGTCGAGGACCTGCGCTTCCACCGGTGGTTCACCTTCGGCCCGGTCTTCCACGGATTCACCCTGCTGCTCAACGCTTTCGTCGGGATCTTCCTCGCCGAACACCTGGTCGCCGGCGAGCTGACCGAACTGTCCGCTGTGGACGGCATGATCGCGCTGATGGGCGGCTGGGCCGTGGTGTTCATCTGGGTCACGCAAACGCGGATCAACACGGCCAACTACTACGTCGCCTCGAGCAACCTGGCGAACCTCGCCGGACGGCTCGTGCGGCGCAGCATCCCGCGCTGGCTGTGGGTCGTCGGCGTCGGCGTGCTCGTCTACCTGCTGATGCTCCAGGACGTGATCAGCAAACTGCAGATCGCGCTGGAGTACAGCGCCATCATCACGGTGGCCTGGGTCGGCGTCGTCGTGGCGTACATGCTCTGGGCGAAGGTCCGCGGCATCGCCCCCGAGCACCTGGAGTACCGCCCTGGCCGGGTGCCGCCGGTGCACCGGCCCGCCGTGCTCACCTGGACGATCGGCACGGCCGCCGGAGTCGTGCTGCTCACCGTCTGCGGTCCGTTCGGGGCCACCTGGTACGCACCGGCGACCTTCCTGATCGCGTTCGCCGGCTACTCCGCCGCCCTGCTCGTCTCGCGGGCGGACGCGGTCCTGTCCCGTCCCCACGACCCGCGGTCCGAAGTGGCCGATCCCTGGGCCTCGCGCATCCGCTGCCACACGTGTGGACTGTCCTATGTGGCCCAGGAGATGGACCGCGATCCGTCCGCGGAGCACCAGGCGATCTGCTGTGCGTGCGCCGCGGGGAGCCCGGCGTTCCTCGCCGCCGCTCGCCACGAAGCACTCCGTTCGACACGAGGAAAAACCACTGTGAAATGCCAGCTCGCCATCCGGGTCTTCGCGGTCTTCCTGAACCGCACCCCGCAACTGCGGGATCTGCTCGACCGCTGGGACCGCACGCTCGAATTCCGGCTCGCCGGAGAGCGCCCGTTCCACCTGGTGATCGAGAACGGGAAAGCAGGCGTCGCCGGGCATCCGGCCACCGACCCGGACATCGTCTTCGAAGCACCGGCGGCCCTGTTCCTGCGGATGATGCTCGATCCCGCGCTGGCGGACGAGGCGTATGTGAACAAGAAGTACGAGGTCCACGGGCCACCGCCGGACGCGACCCGCTTCCGGGTGCTGGGTGAACGGGTGCAGGAGTACCACCGGCTGTTCTTCGGTGTCCTGAAGAAGTCCGCGACGATCATTCTGCGAACGAGGTGA